One genomic window of Cinclus cinclus chromosome 6, bCinCin1.1, whole genome shotgun sequence includes the following:
- the GSC gene encoding LOW QUALITY PROTEIN: homeobox protein goosecoid (The sequence of the model RefSeq protein was modified relative to this genomic sequence to represent the inferred CDS: deleted 2 bases in 1 codon), with amino-acid sequence MTSPGYKKGKRFRWIILRAALWVEISKQARVEGGKFQGWILRTRTHTAHARTDTHAHSARKLSSEKALFFSLRSLFKIYPKSFDFVSFQPLPPPPPPPSPATTYPPSRPPPSLPRPVPAALPRTVWGMPVSMFSIDNILAARPRCKDSVLLPPSAAPVVFPSLHGDSLYGSASDYGGFYSRAVAPASALPPAVTGSRLGYNNYYYGQLHVPASPVGPSCCGAVPPLGAQQCSCVPPAGYEGTGSVLMSPVPHQMLPYMNVGTLSRTELQLLNQLHCRRKRRHRTIFTDEQLEALENLFQETKYPDVGTREQLARRVHLREEKVEVWFKNRRAKWRRQKRSSSEESENAQKWNKASKTSPEKRQEDGKSDLDSDS; translated from the exons ATGACGTCGCCTGGGTATAAAAAAGGGAAGAGGTTCAGATGGATTATACTCCGAGCAGCCCTCTGGGTTGAGATCAGTAAACAGGCGAGAGTTGAGGGGGGAAAGTTCCAGGGGTGGATCCTgcgcacacgcacacacaccgCACACGCGcgcacagacacacacgcacACTCTGCCCGCAAGCTGTCCTCGGAAAAGGCTCTGTTCTTTTCGCTCCgatccctttttaaaatttatcccAAAAGTTTCGATTTCGTGTCCTTCCagcctctcccccccccccccccccccccc tccccAGCCACCACCTACCCTCCCTCCcgccctcctccctccctcccccggCCGGTCCCCGCCGCCCTGCCCCGCACGGTTTGGGGCATGCCTGTGAGCATGTTCAGCATCGACAATATCCTGGCGGCCAGACCTCGCTGCAAGGACTCGGTGCTGCTGCCCCCGAGCGCCGCGCCCGTCGTCTTCCCCAGCCTCCACGGGGACTCGCTCTACGGCAGCGCCTCCGACTACGGCGGATTTTACTCCCGGGCGGTGGCTCCCGCCTCCGCGCTGCCGCCGGCCGTCACTGGATCTCGGCTCGGCTACAACAACTACTACTACGGGCAGCTGCATGTGCCGGCGTCCCCCGTGGGACCTTCGTGCTGCGGGGCCGTGCCGCCCCTGGGCGCCCAGCAGTGCTCCTGCGTTCCCCCCGCAG GTTACGAGGGCACTGGGTCTGTCCTGATGTCCCCTGTTCCCCATCAGATGTTGCCCTACATGAACGTGGGCACTTTGTCCCGGACGGAGCTGCAGTTACTGAACCAGCTGCACTGCAGGCGAAAAAGACGGCACCGGACTATCTTCACTGACGAACAGCTGGAAGCGCTGGAAAACCTCTTCCAGGAAACGAAATACCCCGACGTGGGCACTAGGGAACAGCTGGCCAGAAGGGTGCActtaagagaggaaaaagtggag GTTTGGTTCAAAAACCGCCGGGCAAAGTGGAGGAGGCAAAAGCGATCGTCTTCGGAGGAATCAGAAAACGCACAAAAGTGGAATAAAGCGTCTAAAACGTCACCGGAGAAGAGACAAGAGGACGGGAAAAGTGACTTGGACTCTGACAGCTGA